In the Sediminibacter sp. Hel_I_10 genome, one interval contains:
- a CDS encoding YeeE/YedE family protein, with protein MNWIYDPWPWYVAGPLIALVMFVLLIVGKQFGMSSNLRTACAALGAGKASDFFKFNWKAERWNLMVVLGAILGGFLASTYMSNTTMDINPNVAEQLSEDYNIESTGQAYLPTELFATENLSDPFTIFVLLIGGLLVGFGARYAGGCTSGHAISGLSNLQLPSLIAVIGFFIGGLVMIHLIFPLIF; from the coding sequence ATGAATTGGATTTATGATCCTTGGCCTTGGTATGTGGCCGGACCACTTATTGCGTTAGTCATGTTTGTACTGCTTATTGTGGGTAAACAATTTGGAATGTCCTCTAACCTGCGTACTGCCTGTGCTGCACTAGGAGCAGGCAAAGCTTCAGATTTTTTTAAGTTCAATTGGAAAGCCGAACGTTGGAACTTAATGGTAGTTTTAGGCGCCATTTTGGGCGGTTTTTTGGCATCAACTTATATGTCTAATACTACCATGGACATTAACCCAAATGTGGCTGAGCAACTTTCTGAAGACTATAACATTGAAAGTACAGGACAAGCTTATCTACCTACAGAATTATTTGCGACCGAAAATCTTTCAGATCCGTTTACAATATTTGTTCTTTTAATTGGAGGACTTTTAGTGGGGTTTGGAGCGCGATATGCGGGCGGCTGTACTTCTGGTCATGCTATTTCAGGTCTTAGTAATTTACAATTACCTTCACTCATTGCGGTTATCGGTTTTTTTATTGGTGGGCTAGTAATGATTCATCTCATATTTCCTTTAATCTTTTAA
- a CDS encoding response regulator yields the protein MKTLRILLVDDDEDDRRFFSDALNGLDMNTKLEQVEDGQSCIDFLKEHKEEAPNLIFLDLNMPVMDGFECLEEIRKMEDHKDTIIAIYSTSSSEQDIEDTFNKGANIYLNKPTTFPDLKNALKQVITTNWTYHTNDFKKENFLLKI from the coding sequence ATGAAAACATTGAGAATATTATTAGTGGATGATGATGAGGATGACAGGCGTTTTTTTTCAGACGCATTGAATGGTCTTGATATGAATACGAAACTTGAACAAGTCGAAGATGGACAGTCATGTATTGATTTCTTGAAAGAGCATAAGGAAGAGGCCCCTAACTTGATTTTTCTGGATTTAAATATGCCAGTGATGGACGGTTTTGAATGCTTAGAGGAAATTAGAAAAATGGAAGATCATAAAGACACCATCATTGCCATTTATTCTACATCTTCCTCTGAGCAAGATATAGAGGATACGTTCAATAAAGGCGCTAATATTTACTTGAATAAGCCAACGACCTTTCCCGATTTAAAGAATGCACTAAAGCAGGTGATCACTACTAATTGGACCTATCATACCAATGACTTTAAAAAGGAAAATTTCCTATTAAAAATTTAA
- the cydB gene encoding cytochrome d ubiquinol oxidase subunit II has translation METLFGIDYPTLWFLVVGGLFSGYAILDGFDFGAGAWHLFFKKELSRRVALNAVGPVWDGNEVWLVIGGGALFAGFPVMYGTFFSGMYIPFMLFLMFIIFRAIAIEFRSKEEMLWWRKMWDIAYSVSSIMLAFLLGVVLGNVLQGIPIGPDLEYDGSPFLGFLNPYAILTGFTTLFLFMTHGAIYLLLKTEGKLFDKLEGLLKKGIILFIVCFSITTLYTLIYIPHLSDDFKASPVLFVIPVLTFLSIANIPRLASKKKFHHAFFFSALTISLLMVLVAIELYPTLLYSTIDPKNSITIYNAASSDKSLGISLTMVAIGGPLVLGYTYFVYKTFAGKVRLDDHSY, from the coding sequence ATGGAAACGCTTTTTGGTATCGATTATCCCACATTATGGTTTTTGGTTGTAGGAGGCCTTTTTTCAGGTTATGCTATTTTAGACGGATTTGATTTTGGAGCAGGCGCCTGGCACTTGTTCTTTAAGAAAGAATTGAGTCGTCGAGTGGCCCTCAATGCCGTTGGTCCCGTTTGGGATGGTAATGAGGTGTGGTTAGTTATTGGTGGCGGAGCGCTTTTTGCAGGATTCCCCGTGATGTATGGTACATTTTTCTCAGGCATGTACATTCCGTTTATGTTATTTCTAATGTTCATCATTTTTCGAGCCATCGCTATCGAATTCCGAAGTAAAGAAGAGATGTTATGGTGGCGCAAAATGTGGGATATTGCCTATAGTGTGAGCAGCATCATGCTGGCTTTTTTGTTGGGCGTGGTATTGGGCAATGTATTGCAGGGCATACCCATAGGACCAGATTTAGAATATGACGGGAGTCCGTTCTTAGGCTTTTTAAATCCCTATGCCATTCTAACAGGGTTCACCACCTTATTTCTTTTTATGACTCACGGCGCTATTTATTTATTGCTCAAAACCGAAGGAAAACTATTTGATAAATTAGAAGGGTTACTAAAAAAGGGCATCATTTTGTTTATTGTATGCTTTTCAATTACCACGCTCTATACACTAATCTACATTCCGCATTTGAGTGATGATTTTAAAGCGAGTCCTGTTTTATTTGTTATTCCCGTGCTCACATTTTTAAGTATTGCCAATATTCCTAGATTGGCAAGTAAAAAGAAATTTCATCATGCCTTTTTCTTTTCAGCATTAACCATTTCTTTGTTGATGGTTCTGGTTGCAATTGAGTTGTATCCAACCTTACTTTATTCTACAATAGACCCCAAAAACAGCATCACCATCTATAATGCAGCCTCTTCTGATAAATCCTTAGGAATAAGCTTGACCATGGTGGCTATAGGAGGGCCATTGGTATTGGGCTATACGTATTTTGTTTACAAGACCTTTGCAGGCAAAGTAAGATTGGACGATCATAGTTATTAG
- a CDS encoding AraC family transcriptional regulator produces the protein MKRIDFLYNPQNIFERIIDKILNDHGISYDNIGMGQVVMSKDITSDQLQKLQEDLTPYAIKVVEKHTDNLVEQIKDCMRMIVANKTLRKKKISVVLSEKLGYNYAHLSKLFSNETFTSIEKFYIFLKIEKAKELLMNTGETVAEVANDLDYSSTSHLSRQFKNVTGLTVSQYLKLIDNRK, from the coding sequence TTGAAGCGCATTGATTTTCTTTACAACCCTCAAAATATTTTCGAGCGTATTATAGATAAAATCCTTAATGACCATGGCATTAGTTATGATAATATAGGCATGGGGCAAGTCGTGATGTCAAAAGACATCACTAGCGATCAATTACAAAAACTACAGGAAGATCTCACCCCTTACGCCATAAAAGTGGTTGAAAAACATACAGATAATCTAGTGGAACAGATCAAGGATTGTATGAGAATGATTGTGGCCAATAAAACACTGCGTAAAAAGAAAATCTCAGTGGTGCTCTCAGAGAAATTGGGTTATAATTATGCACATTTGTCTAAACTGTTTTCAAATGAGACCTTTACTTCAATAGAAAAATTTTATATATTTTTGAAAATTGAGAAGGCAAAAGAGTTGTTAATGAATACCGGGGAAACCGTGGCTGAGGTGGCAAATGATTTAGATTATAGCAGTACCTCACATTTGTCTAGGCAATTTAAAAACGTCACAGGGCTTACAGTATCCCAATATTTAAAATTAATTGATAATAGAAAATAG
- a CDS encoding DUF6691 family protein gives MRYFTYLVIGMFFGIIMFKSEAASWFRIYEMFQFGSFHMYGIIGSALVIGVIGVKVIKRMNVKPINGGQMSLRPKEKSIARYLIGGIIFGLGWALSGACPGPMYVLLGAGYPSILIVIFGALLGTFLYGIVKNRLPH, from the coding sequence ATGCGCTATTTCACCTATTTAGTAATCGGTATGTTTTTTGGAATAATCATGTTTAAATCTGAAGCAGCGTCATGGTTTCGTATATATGAAATGTTTCAATTTGGAAGTTTCCACATGTATGGTATTATAGGCTCGGCTCTAGTGATAGGGGTTATAGGAGTTAAGGTCATTAAAAGAATGAATGTAAAACCTATTAATGGAGGACAAATGTCTTTGCGCCCTAAAGAAAAAAGTATCGCAAGATATCTTATTGGAGGTATCATTTTTGGATTGGGTTGGGCGCTTTCAGGAGCTTGCCCAGGGCCCATGTATGTACTTTTAGGAGCAGGATATCCGTCTATTCTTATCGTGATCTTTGGAGCCTTACTGGGGACTTTTCTCTACGGTATCGTAAAAAACCGTTTGCCGCATTAA
- a CDS encoding BLUF domain-containing protein: MHTLSYESKASKPLSTVEMEKLLEEARANNNKQDITGCLIYYMGTFMQVLEGEKEIIEALYAKIKKDERHTNVQMFSNDSIDLRTFPNWGMAYYPIDQNNTSKAEFEQFKRNLMLLSDLTFPNNPTALTFWKRMKFLISSPPDIF; the protein is encoded by the coding sequence ATGCATACACTTTCATACGAATCTAAAGCGTCAAAACCATTATCTACAGTTGAAATGGAGAAACTTTTAGAAGAGGCTCGAGCTAACAACAACAAACAAGATATTACAGGTTGTCTTATCTATTACATGGGTACCTTCATGCAAGTTCTTGAAGGTGAAAAAGAAATTATAGAAGCACTTTACGCTAAAATCAAAAAAGACGAACGGCATACAAATGTCCAAATGTTTTCAAATGACAGTATTGATTTGAGAACATTTCCCAATTGGGGCATGGCCTATTACCCAATTGATCAAAACAATACTTCTAAAGCTGAATTTGAGCAATTTAAAAGAAACTTAATGTTACTGTCTGATCTTACGTTTCCTAATAATCCTACGGCACTTACCTTTTGGAAGCGAATGAAATTTTTAATTTCAAGTCCGCCTGACATATTCTAA